In Hydractinia symbiolongicarpus strain clone_291-10 chromosome 13, HSymV2.1, whole genome shotgun sequence, a single genomic region encodes these proteins:
- the LOC130623839 gene encoding uncharacterized protein LOC130623839, with product MERIYMICILFVFVSNTYGNNPKLNCEPRLRIVSTEQDGDFYSPSRVQVYRCDGGVKQPSHYHCVAKNIAKVYFILTNSDINKKNNISIVNHTSCEEKCVCKCPGETHTPDCPSQMSWDQEACMCIAEQSKTECATGHTGGKGQISVVMFVVSLFIELVAVLIIVFLVVDACKYKKHSEGVIYRTTQFVRQISSGENEGFRCNTLKRERDTSGSVTLLYDIRNGNVPNGKADI from the exons atggaAAGAATTTATATGATCTGCATCCTTTTCG tttttgttAGCAATACTTATGGGAACAACCCCAAATTGAATTGTGAACCCCGACTACGAATAGTATCAACAGAACAAGATGGAGACTTTTATAGCCCATCTCGTGTACAGGTTTACAGATGCGACGGTGGGGTAAAACAACCAAGCCACTATCATTGTGTTgccaaaaatatcgctaaagtgTACTTTATACTAACAAATTCAGacatcaataaaaaaaacaacatatctATCGTCAATCATACGAGCTGTGAAGAAAAATGCGTCTGCAAATGCCCTGGTGAAACTCATACGCCTGATTGTCCTTCTCAGATGAG TTGGGACCAAGAAGCATGCATGTGTATAGCAGAACAAAGCAAAACTGAATGTGCAACTGGACATACTG GGGGAAAAGGCCAAATTTCTGTGGTCATGTTCGTAGTTTCGTTATTCATTGAATTGGTTGCTGTGTTAATAATTGTATTTTTGGTCGTCGATGCGTGCAAGTATAAAAAGCATTCGGAAGGAGTAATTTACCGCACAACACAGTTTGTACGTCAAATATCCAGTGGTGAAAACGAAGGATTTCGATGCAACACGTTAAAGAGAGAACGCGACACAAGTGGATCAGTCACTCTACTTTACGATATAAGAAATGGTAATGTTCCGAACGGTAAAGCTGATATATAA